The following are encoded together in the Cololabis saira isolate AMF1-May2022 chromosome 5, fColSai1.1, whole genome shotgun sequence genome:
- the LOC133444468 gene encoding glucose-6-phosphate isomerase-like: MALTADPNFQKLEQWYQQHGGSLNMRDMFDSDKQRFNKFSTILDTDEGEILLDYSKNLINQEVMAMLLSMAKSRGVEEAREKMFSGEKINFTEGRAVLHVALRNRSNTPILVDGKDVMPEVCGVLDKMKAFCQKIRSGEWKGFSGKSMTDVVNIGIGGSDLGPLMVTEALKPYSDGGPNVWFVSNIDGTHMAKTLAKLNPETTLFIIASKTFTTQETITNAESARDWFLQTASDKSTVAKHFVALSTNAAKVKDFGIDTENMFEFWDWVGGRYSLWSAIGLSIALHIGFENFEQLLAGAHWMDNHFRSAPLDQNVPVLLALLGVWYVNFFKAETHAMLPYDQYMHRFAAYFQQGDMESNGKYITKDGSRVDYHTGPIVWGEPGTNGQHAFYQLIHQGTRMIPADFLIPAQSQHPIRNNLHHKILAANFLAQTEALMKGKTTEEARKELEAGGMSGDALEKLLPHKVFEGNKPSNSIVFKKLTPFILGALVAMYEHKIFVQGVMWNINSYDQWGVELGKQLAKKIEPELKGDSDVTSHDSSTNGLINFLKKNFA; the protein is encoded by the exons ATGGCTCTGACCGCAGACCCCAACTTCCAGAAGCTGGAGCAGTGGTACCAGCAACACGGCGGGAGCCTGAACATGAGGGACATGTTCGACAGTGACAAGCAGCGATTCAACAAGTTCAG CACGATTCTGGACACGGATGAAGGGGAGATCCTGCTGGACTACTCCAAGAACCTCATCAACCAGGAGGTCATGGCCATGCTGCTCTCCATG GCTAAGTCGAGGGGAGTGGAGGAGGCCCGAGAGAAGATGTTCTCTGGGGAGAAGATCAACTTCACCGAG GGCCGCGCCGTGCTGCACGTCGCCCTCCGCAACCGCTCCAACACGCCCATTCTGGTTGACGGCAAAGATGTGATGCCCGAGGTCTGCGGGGTGCTGGACAAGATGAAGGCCTTctgtcag AAAATCCGCAGTGGTGAGTGGAAAGGCTTCAGCGGGAAAAGTATGACTGATGTGGTGAATATCGGCATCGGCGGCTCCGACCTG ggacctcTCATGGTGACCGAGGCGTTGAAGCCGTACTCTGATGGAGGTCCAAACGTCTGGTTCGTCTCCAACATCGACGGGACTCACATGGCCAAGACGCTGGCCAAGCTCAACCCAGAGACCACGCTCTTCATCATCGCCTCTAAG ACGTTCACCACCCAGGAAACcatcaccaacgcagagtcggCCAGAGACTGGTTCCTGCAGACGGCCAGTGAT AAATCTACTGTTGCGAAACACTTTGTTGCTCTGTCCACCAATGCA GCCAAAGTGAAGGACTTCGGCATCGACACAGAGAACATGTTTGAGTTCTGGGAC TGGGTTGGAGGTCGTTACTCACTGTGGTCGGCCATCGGTCTGTCCATCGCTCTGCACATAG GCTTTGAGAACTTCGAGCAGCTTCTTGCAGGAGCTCACTGGATG GACAACCATTTCCGCAGCGCTCCCCTGGACCAGAACGTGCCGGTGCTGCTGGCTCTGCTGGGCGTCTGGTACGTCAACTTCTTCAAGGCGGAGACTCACGCCATGCTGCCCTACGACCAGTACATGCACCGCTTCGCCGCTTACTTCCAGCAG GGAGACATGGAATCCAACGGGAAGTACATCACCAAAGATGGCAGCCGTGTAGATTACCACACAGGACCAATCGTGTGGGGGGAGCCGGGGACCAACGGGCAGCACGCCTTCTACCAGCTCATCCACCAAG GCACTCGGATGATTCCTGCTGACTTTCTCATTCCTGCTCAGTCTCAGCATCCAATCAGAAACAACCTGCACCACAAG ATCCTGGCAGCCAACTTCCTGGCTCAGACTGAAGCTCTGATGAAGGGGAAAACTACTGAGGAGGCTCGGAAAGAGCTGGAGGCCGGCGGGATGTCGGGAGACGCTCTGGAGAAACTCCTGCCTCACAAA GTGTTTGAAGGGAACAAGCCAAGCAACTCCATTGTTTTCAAGAAGCTAACTCCATTCATACTGGGAGCTCTGGTTG CCATGTACGAGCACAAGATCTTTGTGCAGGGAGTCATGTGGAACATCAACAGCTACGACCAGTGGGG gGTGGAACTGGGGAAACAGCTCGCCAAAAAGATCGAGCCAGAGCTGAAGGGGGACTCGGACGTAACGTCTCACGACTCGTCCACAAACGGCCTCATCAACTTCTTGAAGAAGAACTTTGCCTGA